In the Corynebacterium gerontici genome, one interval contains:
- a CDS encoding cysteine desulfurase: MSQYTLSDGSLDLDAIRAEFPILKRTVRADKPLVYLDSGATSQRPERVWRAEEHFVLHTNAPVHRGAYQLAEEATDAYEDARDAIASFVGAEGHEVAFTKNATEALNLVAYVLGDPRAGDLAVGEGDTVVVTELEHHANLVPWQELCKRTGATLRWFKATEDGRIDLDSLELDDSVKVLAFTQQSNVTGAQANVAELVSRARKVGALVVLDACQSVPHMPVDFHALDVDFAAFSGHKMCGPSGVGALYGKAELLDQLPPFLTGGSMIEVVKMDGSTFAPPPQRFEAGTQMTSQVVGLGEAVKFLNEVGMEAIAAHEHKLTAYALERLGRIKGLKIIGPTTPENRGSSVSFQVDGLHPHDLGQVLDDQGVCIRVGHHCAWPAHRSLGVQSTARASFYLYNTLEEVDLLCEAIEHAKRFFGVED, from the coding sequence ATGAGCCAGTACACCCTTTCCGACGGCAGCCTTGACCTTGATGCGATCCGCGCTGAGTTCCCGATTCTCAAGCGCACAGTTCGTGCCGATAAACCTCTGGTCTATCTAGACTCGGGCGCAACTTCGCAACGCCCCGAGCGCGTCTGGCGTGCAGAGGAACACTTCGTGCTGCACACCAATGCACCCGTGCATCGCGGTGCATATCAGCTAGCTGAAGAAGCCACTGATGCGTATGAAGATGCTCGCGATGCCATCGCGAGCTTCGTGGGTGCTGAGGGGCATGAGGTGGCGTTTACAAAGAACGCCACGGAGGCGCTCAACCTGGTGGCGTACGTGCTGGGTGATCCTCGCGCGGGTGACTTGGCTGTGGGCGAGGGTGACACTGTGGTTGTTACAGAGCTAGAGCACCACGCGAACCTCGTGCCTTGGCAAGAACTTTGCAAGCGCACGGGCGCTACACTGCGCTGGTTCAAGGCCACCGAGGATGGCCGCATCGATCTGGATTCACTGGAACTGGACGATTCTGTCAAGGTACTTGCCTTTACGCAACAGTCTAACGTCACCGGAGCCCAAGCGAACGTTGCCGAGCTCGTCTCCCGTGCGCGGAAAGTCGGTGCCCTCGTGGTGCTCGACGCTTGCCAGTCGGTGCCGCACATGCCGGTGGATTTTCACGCGCTCGACGTAGATTTCGCTGCTTTCTCTGGACATAAAATGTGTGGACCTAGCGGCGTAGGGGCGCTATACGGCAAGGCCGAGCTCTTGGATCAGCTTCCTCCATTTCTGACGGGTGGCTCCATGATCGAGGTGGTGAAGATGGATGGTTCCACCTTTGCGCCTCCCCCGCAGCGCTTTGAGGCTGGCACGCAGATGACCAGCCAGGTCGTCGGCTTAGGTGAGGCCGTGAAGTTCCTCAATGAGGTAGGCATGGAGGCTATTGCCGCGCATGAGCACAAGCTCACTGCCTATGCCCTGGAGCGTCTTGGCCGGATCAAGGGGCTTAAGATCATTGGGCCCACCACGCCTGAAAATCGCGGTAGCTCGGTGAGCTTCCAGGTGGATGGTCTGCACCCGCACGATCTTGGGCAGGTGCTAGATGATCAAGGCGTGTGCATCCGGGTAGGTCATCACTGCGCGTGGCCAGCGCATCGGAGTCTCGGTGTACAGTCCACCGCACGCGCATCCTTCTATCTGTACAACACATTGGAAGAAGTGGATCTGCTCTGCGAAGCAATTGAGCATGCCAAGCGTTTCTTCGGAGTGGAGGATTAG
- a CDS encoding helix-turn-helix transcriptional regulator: MRDKEVATMESRTVEGETRKQIMALMLKVGPISASAIAEELNLTPTGIRRHLDAMVADSLAEVAPNKGAKKGRGRPAKTYRLTDRGRAQFGHGYDELAYQALTTLKETGGEEAVRAFARKRAEELLSGVEKLASSGANIGEVAEELVRAFSEHGYEATLTDAGHSVQICQHHCPISGVAAEFPQLCEAEHQAIAQLLGHHVQPLASIVDGHDLCTTNIPITPIVNTKRTDLHPPQERSGS; the protein is encoded by the coding sequence ATGCGCGACAAGGAGGTGGCAACGATGGAGTCAAGAACCGTCGAGGGTGAAACGCGCAAGCAAATCATGGCTTTGATGCTCAAGGTAGGCCCCATTTCCGCTTCCGCAATCGCGGAGGAACTCAACCTCACGCCAACTGGTATCCGCAGACACCTCGACGCCATGGTCGCAGACAGTCTCGCGGAGGTTGCTCCAAACAAGGGCGCTAAGAAGGGACGCGGGAGGCCGGCGAAAACCTATCGCCTCACCGATCGCGGTCGCGCACAGTTTGGTCATGGCTACGACGAGCTCGCGTACCAGGCATTGACAACGCTGAAGGAAACCGGCGGTGAAGAAGCTGTGCGTGCGTTCGCGCGAAAGCGTGCGGAAGAGCTGCTCAGTGGCGTCGAAAAGCTTGCTAGCTCTGGCGCCAACATTGGTGAAGTTGCGGAAGAACTTGTGCGCGCTTTCAGCGAACATGGATACGAGGCCACTCTGACCGATGCGGGGCATAGCGTGCAGATCTGCCAGCATCACTGTCCCATTTCCGGTGTGGCGGCCGAGTTTCCTCAGTTGTGCGAGGCCGAGCATCAGGCCATTGCCCAGCTTCTTGGACATCATGTGCAACCGCTGGCCTCCATCGTGGACGGACATGACCTGTGCACCACCAATATCCCGATTACACCCATCGTGAACACAAAACGAACAGACCTACATCCACCCCAAGAAAGGAGCGGTTCATGA
- a CDS encoding metal-sulfur cluster assembly factor gives MSEENALDNVEPHRPEQSEADLAKASDVEEYLRDVIDPELGINVVDLGLVYDIWMENETHAHVNMTLTSPACPLTDVLEDQAQQAVVGNKIADSLTLNWVWMPPWGPHMITEDGREQLRALGFSV, from the coding sequence ATGAGCGAAGAGAACGCACTGGATAACGTTGAGCCTCATCGCCCGGAGCAGTCCGAGGCGGATTTGGCTAAGGCATCTGATGTGGAGGAATACCTCCGCGATGTGATCGACCCGGAGCTGGGCATCAATGTGGTGGATCTGGGTTTGGTCTACGACATTTGGATGGAAAACGAGACGCACGCGCATGTGAATATGACGCTGACCTCGCCGGCTTGCCCCTTGACCGATGTGCTTGAGGATCAGGCGCAGCAAGCAGTGGTTGGCAACAAGATCGCCGATTCGCTCACGCTAAACTGGGTGTGGATGCCTCCATGGGGTCCGCACATGATCACCGAAGATGGCCGCGAGCAACTTCGCGCCCTCGGCTTCTCCGTGTAG
- the sufD gene encoding Fe-S cluster assembly protein SufD produces the protein MADATVKNATVHNNKGDLFTSFDVADFDVPHGKDEVWQFVPLRRLRGLHNGEFAEAVLPNVEITLPETAKGIEAEVLELDDDRLRRTGGAVDRVGAQAFTSAQKARYVHFDKDSRNTEPVTVHVQGQGEGVTSFGHLVIDVEQGAEAVVDLRYTGSGTHADNVEFIVGDNAKLTVIVDASWDDDAVHLSGQAAVLGRDAVLRHNVAVFGGEVVRIVPRVRFTAPGGDAEMLGVYFADDGQFFEQRLLVDHAVPNCRSNVLYKGALQADKNSDKPEARTAWVGDVLIRADAQGTDTYEANRNLVLTEGARADAVPNLEIETGEIAGAGHAATVGRFDDEQEFYLRSRGIPAEEARRLIVRGFFSEVIGRIPVADIREELERRVADELDTLKAKTH, from the coding sequence ATGGCCGATGCAACAGTAAAGAACGCAACCGTCCACAACAATAAGGGCGACCTTTTCACCTCCTTCGACGTCGCTGACTTCGACGTGCCCCACGGCAAGGACGAGGTGTGGCAGTTTGTGCCGCTGCGTCGTCTTCGCGGCCTGCACAACGGCGAATTCGCCGAGGCCGTACTGCCCAACGTGGAGATCACGCTTCCTGAGACGGCCAAGGGGATTGAGGCAGAAGTACTTGAGCTTGACGACGATCGCCTGCGCCGCACCGGTGGTGCTGTGGACCGCGTGGGCGCGCAGGCATTCACATCCGCGCAGAAGGCTCGCTACGTCCACTTTGACAAGGATTCTCGCAATACCGAGCCCGTCACCGTGCATGTGCAGGGCCAAGGTGAGGGCGTGACCAGCTTTGGTCACCTTGTCATCGACGTGGAGCAGGGCGCTGAGGCCGTCGTGGACCTGCGCTACACCGGTTCAGGCACTCATGCAGACAATGTTGAATTCATCGTGGGCGATAACGCCAAGCTCACCGTGATCGTGGACGCATCCTGGGATGATGATGCGGTACACCTGTCTGGTCAGGCCGCAGTGCTGGGGCGCGACGCCGTGCTGCGTCACAACGTTGCCGTTTTCGGCGGCGAGGTGGTGCGCATCGTGCCTCGTGTTCGCTTCACCGCCCCCGGTGGCGACGCCGAGATGTTGGGCGTCTACTTTGCCGACGACGGACAATTCTTCGAGCAGCGCCTGCTGGTGGATCACGCCGTCCCGAACTGCCGATCCAACGTCCTGTACAAGGGCGCACTCCAGGCGGATAAGAATTCCGATAAACCAGAGGCACGTACCGCATGGGTGGGCGACGTGCTGATTCGCGCCGATGCCCAAGGCACGGACACGTACGAGGCCAATCGCAACCTGGTGCTTACCGAAGGTGCTCGCGCCGACGCTGTGCCAAACCTCGAAATCGAGACCGGCGAGATCGCCGGTGCCGGGCACGCAGCCACCGTTGGTCGCTTTGATGATGAGCAGGAGTTCTACCTGCGCTCCCGTGGCATCCCCGCCGAGGAGGCACGTCGCCTCATCGTGCGCGGGTTCTTCTCAGAGGTGATCGGCCGCATCCCAGTGGCAGACATCCGCGAGGAGTTGGAGCGCCGTGTCGCAGACGAGCTCGACACCCTCAAAGCCAAGACGCACTAA
- the sufC gene encoding Fe-S cluster assembly ATPase SufC, producing the protein MSTLEIRNLHAQVIPADENADPKPILKGVNLTVNSGETHAIMGPNGSGKSTLAYTLAGHPRYEITEGEVLLDGENILDLEVDERARAGLFLAMQYPTEIPGVSMANFLRSAATAVRSEAPKLREWVKEVRQAQDQLSIDKAFAERSVNEGFSGGEKKRHEVLQLDLLRPKFAVMDETDSGLDVDALRIVSEGINRYQEETNGGIIMITHYKRILNYVQPDHVHVFANGQIITSGGPELADELEANGYDQFLS; encoded by the coding sequence ATGAGTACCCTTGAAATTCGTAACCTGCACGCACAGGTCATTCCCGCTGATGAAAACGCCGACCCCAAGCCCATCCTCAAGGGCGTGAACCTCACCGTAAACTCTGGTGAAACCCACGCCATCATGGGCCCCAACGGCTCCGGCAAGTCCACCCTTGCCTACACCCTTGCGGGTCACCCGCGCTACGAGATCACCGAAGGTGAGGTGCTGCTCGATGGCGAGAACATCCTCGACCTCGAAGTGGACGAGCGTGCCCGCGCTGGCCTCTTCTTGGCCATGCAATACCCAACCGAGATTCCCGGTGTTTCTATGGCGAACTTCCTGCGCTCGGCCGCTACCGCTGTTCGCAGCGAGGCTCCTAAGTTGCGCGAATGGGTAAAGGAAGTGCGTCAGGCCCAGGATCAACTCTCGATCGACAAGGCTTTCGCTGAGCGTTCGGTGAATGAGGGCTTCTCCGGTGGCGAGAAGAAGCGCCACGAAGTGTTGCAGCTTGATCTGCTGCGCCCGAAGTTCGCCGTGATGGATGAGACGGACTCTGGTTTGGACGTTGACGCTCTGCGCATTGTCTCCGAGGGCATCAACCGCTATCAGGAGGAGACTAACGGCGGCATCATCATGATTACCCACTACAAGCGCATCCTGAACTACGTGCAGCCGGATCATGTGCACGTGTTTGCCAACGGCCAAATCATCACCTCCGGTGGCCCCGAGCTTGCCGACGAGCTCGAGGCTAACGGTTACGACCAATTCCTTTCATGA
- a CDS encoding TetR/AcrR family transcriptional regulator — MNATQRQSEIADHAMRLFATRGYEATSMRDLAEAVGVRAASLYNHFSSKHEIIFFIAMRSMRELTRLQQDTLAGESNPARQLELAMAAHIHFHATHKEDIQVTLQALKALQQDARSELLAFRRSYVYTWTEILKAGVRNGQFDCPNPKLSAYALIDMGIGVSTWYNPEGPQTLEQIKQYYSQLALRTVSNPLGSG, encoded by the coding sequence ATGAATGCCACGCAACGCCAATCGGAGATCGCCGATCACGCCATGCGCCTGTTTGCCACACGCGGCTACGAGGCAACCTCGATGCGCGACCTCGCCGAGGCCGTAGGCGTCCGGGCCGCAAGCCTCTACAACCACTTTTCCTCGAAGCACGAGATCATCTTTTTCATTGCCATGCGCTCCATGCGCGAATTGACTCGCCTTCAACAGGACACACTCGCCGGCGAAAGTAATCCTGCACGGCAATTGGAGTTGGCGATGGCAGCCCACATCCATTTCCACGCCACCCACAAAGAAGACATTCAGGTCACCCTCCAAGCCCTCAAAGCCCTGCAACAGGATGCCCGCTCAGAGCTCCTTGCTTTTCGACGCTCCTATGTGTACACATGGACCGAGATCTTGAAAGCCGGTGTGCGCAACGGCCAATTCGATTGCCCCAATCCTAAGCTCAGCGCCTACGCACTCATTGACATGGGCATAGGCGTTTCTACCTGGTACAACCCAGAGGGCCCCCAAACGCTCGAACAGATCAAGCAGTACTATTCACAGCTCGCACTACGCACGGTGAGCAATCCACTGGGCTCGGGATAG
- the mptB gene encoding polyprenol phosphomannose-dependent alpha 1,6 mannosyltransferase MptB produces MSDEQHRLLEALKRPLKALRQELPRIGTAGSRSTHLHVDVPEQSEQPQSDTHLVVAVTGADLLDPAHRERTQRVGKARRLEKSLSYQELRRFAIVRWMGTVGALLLGLGALGAGALPVRDNPYSQYPLGSLMGRMLQTSTIICFLGIGMLVLAWLFMAPFSGALWRLGQPRTGLVSTSMLRRTFIAWTFPILLSAPMFTQDIYSYLANGKIIRLGLDPYSAGPIDLLGTNDVLARSVPFIWAHSPSPYGPVGLGLATVISWVTNDSIVWGVVAHRCVSIAGVMLAAWGLHHLALRCKVTPQAAFWLGILNPISILHLIGGIHNEAIMLGCIMAGFEFGLRASDRIAIGRTRSAFWFALLGGFLMSCAGMVKVTGFIGLGFIGMAFARALHARGWSHWRAITCAAVGYLGVLVASIAVVTFVTGIPTGWITGQGGAVSIRSWMSITTAIGVISGWWGMVLDLGDHTEAILQVTRAAGLAVAAAFMIRMLIATYRGTIAAIGGLGVATFVLVIFFPVVHPWYMLWAIVPLSAWANRVLFRWAVTAYCALLSFFVLPRGLSLPPATVLSIYFFAALSFVVSLIFLRWLFNRPRRRGIH; encoded by the coding sequence GTGTCAGATGAACAACACCGCTTGCTCGAAGCGCTCAAGCGCCCGCTCAAAGCGCTGCGCCAAGAACTGCCGAGGATTGGCACTGCAGGTTCGCGTTCCACGCACTTGCACGTTGATGTACCAGAACAGAGCGAGCAGCCCCAATCTGACACACATCTGGTTGTTGCCGTCACCGGGGCAGATTTACTCGATCCCGCCCACCGTGAACGAACGCAACGCGTGGGCAAAGCGCGACGTCTCGAAAAAAGCCTGAGTTATCAAGAGCTTCGGCGCTTCGCCATTGTTCGGTGGATGGGTACCGTTGGCGCACTGTTGTTGGGGCTCGGAGCACTTGGTGCGGGAGCCTTGCCTGTTCGCGACAACCCGTACAGTCAATACCCGCTCGGATCGCTCATGGGGCGGATGCTCCAAACCTCAACCATTATCTGCTTTCTCGGAATTGGCATGCTGGTGCTCGCATGGTTGTTCATGGCTCCATTCAGCGGAGCGCTGTGGCGCCTGGGTCAACCGCGCACAGGCTTGGTTTCCACTTCGATGCTTCGGCGAACTTTTATTGCTTGGACGTTCCCCATCCTGCTCAGTGCCCCAATGTTTACGCAGGATATTTATTCTTATCTGGCCAACGGCAAAATCATTCGCCTCGGGCTTGATCCCTACAGTGCTGGCCCCATCGACCTGCTCGGCACCAATGATGTCCTGGCCAGAAGTGTGCCGTTTATTTGGGCACATTCTCCATCGCCTTACGGGCCGGTTGGGCTCGGCCTTGCCACAGTTATTAGTTGGGTCACCAACGACTCCATCGTCTGGGGCGTGGTTGCCCACCGGTGCGTATCAATTGCCGGTGTAATGCTGGCAGCCTGGGGTCTGCACCATTTAGCCCTTCGATGCAAGGTCACCCCTCAAGCCGCTTTTTGGCTGGGCATTTTGAACCCCATCAGCATCCTGCATCTCATCGGCGGCATTCACAACGAGGCCATCATGCTGGGCTGCATCATGGCCGGCTTTGAGTTCGGGCTTCGGGCGAGTGATCGCATCGCCATCGGCAGAACTCGAAGTGCTTTTTGGTTTGCACTCCTTGGCGGGTTCCTCATGAGCTGCGCTGGCATGGTTAAGGTCACCGGCTTCATCGGATTGGGATTCATCGGCATGGCATTCGCTCGCGCCCTGCACGCACGAGGCTGGTCGCATTGGCGCGCCATCACCTGCGCTGCCGTTGGCTATCTCGGCGTCCTCGTAGCAAGCATTGCCGTGGTGACGTTTGTGACCGGAATTCCCACAGGCTGGATCACCGGCCAAGGTGGCGCTGTTTCGATCCGTAGTTGGATGTCTATCACAACGGCCATCGGTGTCATCAGCGGTTGGTGGGGCATGGTCTTGGATTTGGGTGACCACACTGAAGCCATACTGCAGGTCACTCGTGCAGCGGGACTTGCCGTGGCCGCCGCATTCATGATTCGCATGTTGATCGCAACGTATCGTGGCACAATCGCCGCCATCGGCGGGCTCGGCGTTGCAACGTTTGTGCTCGTGATCTTCTTCCCGGTCGTCCACCCTTGGTACATGCTGTGGGCCATTGTCCCGCTCTCCGCGTGGGCAAACAGGGTGTTGTTCCGCTGGGCTGTGACCGCGTACTGCGCCCTGCTGAGCTTCTTCGTACTCCCCCGCGGGCTATCACTGCCCCCAGCCACCGTGCTATCAATCTATTTCTTTGCGGCCCTCAGCTTTGTTGTCTCACTGATTTTTTTGCGGTGGCTATTCAACCGTCCCCGGCGGCGAGGAATACACTAG
- a CDS encoding acyl-CoA dehydrogenase family protein — protein sequence MQHSMLDPSTDYYGIFHHLDETDLRAWERARKVGQRYVERVNADWEAARVDREVVRELGAQDLYTDGLEIEGHEQLTPLAAGLVSMELSRADGSLGTIHAIMGGLVLRSLLLYGSEEQQNRYVEGICRGELLGGFGLTEPDHGSDSVSLETSARVDGDEYVLNGQKRWIGFGANGDFTIIWARLEDGSIGGFIVDQNTPGYRGEVIEGKAVLRAVHQALITLENVRVPKSARLPGVSSFKDIARILSATRSSVAWAALGHAIACYESALEHAKTRIQFGRPLVKNQLIQHRLSVMLQSITSMVLHCKQLAVLDAQGCLEPEQASMAKGFCTSTAREVASDARDMLGGSGILLENHVVRHWGDLETLHTYEGTATIQELIVGRRITGVGAFV from the coding sequence ATGCAGCACAGCATGCTCGATCCGAGCACCGACTACTACGGAATCTTCCACCACCTCGACGAGACGGATCTTCGCGCGTGGGAGCGTGCCCGGAAAGTGGGCCAGCGGTACGTCGAGCGGGTCAATGCGGACTGGGAGGCTGCCCGCGTAGATCGTGAAGTAGTGCGCGAACTTGGGGCGCAGGATCTCTATACCGATGGACTCGAAATTGAAGGTCACGAGCAGCTCACTCCGCTCGCAGCAGGGTTGGTAAGCATGGAGCTTTCCCGCGCGGACGGGTCACTGGGCACCATCCATGCAATTATGGGCGGACTGGTTCTTCGGTCCTTGTTGCTGTACGGCAGCGAAGAACAGCAAAACCGCTACGTTGAGGGGATCTGTCGTGGCGAGCTGCTCGGGGGCTTCGGGCTCACAGAGCCCGATCACGGCTCAGATTCCGTTTCTTTGGAAACCTCCGCACGCGTTGACGGCGATGAGTACGTGTTGAATGGACAAAAGCGCTGGATTGGATTCGGGGCCAATGGCGATTTCACCATCATCTGGGCTCGGCTCGAAGATGGATCGATCGGTGGTTTCATCGTGGATCAAAACACCCCCGGATATCGTGGCGAGGTGATCGAGGGCAAAGCGGTGCTGCGTGCCGTGCACCAAGCCCTCATCACACTGGAGAATGTCCGCGTGCCAAAGAGCGCGCGACTTCCCGGGGTGAGCAGCTTCAAAGACATTGCCCGAATCCTTTCGGCTACCCGCTCCTCGGTTGCGTGGGCAGCGCTTGGACACGCAATCGCCTGCTATGAAAGTGCCTTGGAACACGCCAAAACTCGAATCCAATTCGGGCGACCTCTTGTAAAGAATCAATTGATCCAACACCGGCTCAGCGTGATGCTGCAGAGCATTACCTCGATGGTGTTGCACTGCAAGCAACTTGCGGTGTTGGACGCCCAGGGTTGTCTCGAACCAGAACAGGCATCCATGGCAAAAGGCTTTTGTACCTCCACAGCGCGCGAGGTGGCCTCCGATGCCCGAGACATGCTCGGGGGCAGTGGCATTCTGCTTGAAAACCACGTGGTGCGCCACTGGGGCGATTTGGAAACGCTGCACACCTATGAAGGCACCGCGACCATTCAAGAACTCATCGTCGGCCGCCGCATCACCGGAGTCGGCGCGTTCGTGTAG
- the sufU gene encoding Fe-S cluster assembly sulfur transfer protein SufU, with the protein MNLESMYQEVILDHYKNPHHAGLREDFGAEVHHVNSSCGDEITLRVHLSEDGRTVEDVSYDAEGCSISQASTSVMAEEIVGQPVDKAMEKLAEFERMITSRGKVEGDDELIGDGIAFSGVAKYPARVKCALLGWKAFQAATSEALESKEQ; encoded by the coding sequence ATGAATTTGGAATCCATGTACCAAGAAGTGATCTTGGATCACTATAAGAACCCTCACCACGCTGGCTTGCGCGAAGATTTCGGCGCCGAGGTGCACCACGTGAATTCTTCCTGTGGCGACGAGATCACATTGCGGGTACACCTCTCCGAGGATGGCCGCACCGTCGAGGACGTGTCCTACGACGCTGAGGGGTGTTCGATCTCCCAGGCATCGACTTCCGTGATGGCCGAGGAAATCGTGGGCCAGCCGGTGGATAAGGCCATGGAAAAGCTCGCCGAATTTGAGCGAATGATTACCTCTCGCGGCAAAGTTGAGGGTGATGATGAGCTCATCGGTGACGGCATCGCGTTTTCGGGTGTGGCAAAGTACCCGGCTCGCGTGAAATGCGCGTTGTTAGGGTGGAAGGCGTTTCAGGCGGCAACGTCTGAGGCTCTCGAATCGAAGGAGCAGTAA
- the sufB gene encoding Fe-S cluster assembly protein SufB gives MTQATSHAPQTDDEIIESIGPYNYGWHDSDTAGAAARRGLSEDVVRDISAKKNEPEWMLEQRLKALRIFDKKPLPTWGADLSDIDFDNTKYFVRSTEQQATSWEDLPEDIKNTYDKLGIPEAEKQRLVAGVAAQYESEVVYHQIREDLESQGVIFVDTDTALREHEELFKEYFGTVIPAGDNKFSALNSAVWSGGSFIYVPKGVHVEIPLQAYFRINTENMGQFERTLIIVDEDAYVHYVEGCTAPIYKSDSLHSAVVEIIVKKGGRCRYTTIQNWSNNVYNLVTKRTKCEEGATMEWVDGNIGSKVTMKYPAVWMTGPYAKGEVLSVAFAGEGQFQDTGAKMTHMAPHTSSNIVSKSVARGGGRAAYRGLVRINANAHHSTSNVECDALLVDNISRSDTYPYNDIRNDHVSLGHEATVSQVSEEQLFYLMSRGIAEDEAMAMIVRGFVEPIAKELPMEYALELNRLIELQMEGSVG, from the coding sequence ATGACTCAAGCGACGTCACATGCACCGCAGACCGACGACGAGATCATCGAGTCCATCGGCCCATATAACTACGGCTGGCACGATTCCGACACCGCCGGCGCTGCAGCGCGCCGTGGTTTGAGCGAGGACGTCGTTCGAGACATCTCGGCAAAGAAAAACGAGCCGGAATGGATGCTGGAACAGCGCCTCAAGGCTTTACGCATCTTTGATAAGAAGCCGCTGCCCACCTGGGGTGCCGATCTCTCGGATATCGACTTCGACAACACTAAGTACTTCGTGCGCTCCACCGAGCAGCAAGCAACCTCTTGGGAAGATCTCCCCGAGGATATTAAGAACACCTACGACAAGCTTGGTATCCCCGAGGCTGAGAAGCAGCGCCTGGTGGCCGGTGTTGCTGCTCAGTACGAATCCGAGGTTGTGTACCACCAGATTCGCGAGGACCTGGAAAGTCAGGGCGTGATCTTCGTTGATACCGACACGGCTCTGCGCGAGCACGAGGAGCTGTTCAAGGAGTACTTCGGCACCGTCATTCCGGCCGGTGATAACAAGTTCTCAGCACTGAACTCCGCAGTGTGGTCGGGCGGATCGTTCATTTATGTGCCCAAGGGCGTGCATGTGGAGATCCCGCTGCAGGCATATTTCCGCATCAATACTGAGAACATGGGGCAGTTTGAGCGCACCCTCATCATTGTCGACGAGGATGCGTACGTGCACTACGTTGAGGGCTGCACCGCTCCGATTTATAAGTCGGACTCGCTGCACTCTGCGGTGGTGGAAATCATCGTGAAGAAGGGCGGCCGTTGCCGCTACACCACGATTCAAAACTGGTCCAACAACGTCTACAACCTGGTGACCAAGCGCACCAAGTGCGAAGAGGGCGCCACCATGGAATGGGTGGACGGCAACATCGGTTCGAAAGTCACCATGAAGTACCCGGCTGTGTGGATGACCGGTCCCTATGCCAAAGGCGAGGTGCTCTCCGTAGCGTTCGCTGGCGAAGGTCAGTTCCAGGACACCGGCGCAAAGATGACGCACATGGCGCCGCACACCTCTTCCAATATTGTGTCCAAGTCCGTGGCCCGTGGTGGCGGACGCGCCGCCTATCGCGGTCTGGTACGCATCAACGCCAACGCTCACCACTCCACCTCCAACGTCGAGTGCGACGCTCTGCTGGTAGACAACATTTCGCGTTCGGATACGTATCCGTATAACGACATTCGCAATGATCACGTTTCCTTGGGCCACGAGGCTACCGTGTCGCAGGTATCTGAGGAGCAGCTCTTCTATCTGATGTCCCGCGGCATCGCTGAGGATGAGGCCATGGCGATGATTGTCCGAGGTTTCGTGGAGCCCATCGCCAAGGAGCTGCCAATGGAGTACGCACTGGAGCTCAACCGCTTGATTGAACTGCAAATGGAAGGATCGGTGGGTTAG